Proteins from a single region of Punica granatum isolate Tunisia-2019 chromosome 8, ASM765513v2, whole genome shotgun sequence:
- the LOC116215900 gene encoding tRNase Z TRZ1 isoform X1 — MSSVSMEGSSGSPTAEDPGESGTGKKLVIEGYPVDGLSIAGHETCIIFPSLKLAFDIGRCPQRAVAQDFLFISHAHMDHIGGVAMYVASRGLFSLKPPTVIVPSSVKEDVESLFKVHRKMDGSELKVNLIGMDVGEEISIRKDLKVRAFRTYHVISSQGYVVYSVKQKLKQEYAGLSGREIRDLRLSGVEVTNTITVPEIAFTGDTMSDFIADSDNVDVLRAKILILESTFINDTVTVEDAREYGHTHLSEIVGYADKFQNKAILLIHFSARHKREEIEAAVSALEPPLYGRVFALTQGF, encoded by the exons ATGAGCTCCGTATCAATGGAAGGAAGCTCCGGAAGCCCTACAGCTGAAGACCCGGGAGAGTCTGGAACCGGCAAGAAACTGGTGATCGAAGGGTACCCCGTCGACGGGTTGTCGATCGCCGGGCACGAGACGTGCATCATCTTCCCGTCGCTGAAGTTGGCATTCGACATCGGGCGGTGCCCGCAGCGCGCTGTTGCGCAGGACTTCCTCTTCATCTCCCACGCCCACATGGACCACATT GGAGGAGTCGCCATGTATGTTGCGAGTCGTGGATTGTTCAGTCTGAAACCTCCGACAGTTATCGTTCCAAGTTCTGTGAAAGAAGACGTGGAGAGTCTCTTCAAGGTGCATAGGAAGATGGATGGTTCGGAGCTGAAGGTTAATCTCATTGGCATGGATGTTG GAGAGGAGATTTCTATTAGGAAAGATCTTAAAGTAAGAGCTTTTAGGACTTACCATGTCATCTCAAGCCAG GGCTACGTAGTCTACTCTGTAAAGCAGAAACTGAAGCAGGAGTATGCAGGCCTTTCTGGCAGAGAGATTCGGGATTTGAGGTTGTCTGGTGTTGAG GTCACGAACACCATAACTGTACCTGAGATTGCTTTTACAGGAGACACAATGTCTGACTTTATAGCTGATAGTGATAACGTCGATGTCTTGAGGGCTAAGATTCTAATCTTGGAG AGCACCTTCATTAATGACACGGTGACTGTCGAAGATGCAAGAGAGTATGGACACACTCACCTGTCAGAG ATTGTTGGGTATGCAGATAAGTTTCAGAACAAAGCCATACTTCTAATCCATTTCTCAGCTCGACACAAACGTGAG GAAATCGAAGCAGCTGTCTCTGCGTTGGAGCCACCTCTATACGGAAGAGTCTTTGCACTCACTCAAGGTTTCTGA
- the LOC116215900 gene encoding nuclear ribonuclease Z isoform X2 has translation MSSVSMEGSSGSPTAEDPGESGTGKKLVIEGYPVDGLSIAGHETCIIFPSLKLAFDIGRCPQRAVAQDFLFISHAHMDHIGGVAMYVASRGLFSLKPPTVIVPSSVKEDVESLFKVHRKMDGSELKVNLIGMDVGEEISIRKDLKVRAFRTYHVISSQGYVVYSVKQKLKQEYAGLSGREIRDLRLSGVEVTNTITVPEIAFTGDTMSDFIADSDNVDVLRAKILILEIVGYADKFQNKAILLIHFSARHKREEIEAAVSALEPPLYGRVFALTQGF, from the exons ATGAGCTCCGTATCAATGGAAGGAAGCTCCGGAAGCCCTACAGCTGAAGACCCGGGAGAGTCTGGAACCGGCAAGAAACTGGTGATCGAAGGGTACCCCGTCGACGGGTTGTCGATCGCCGGGCACGAGACGTGCATCATCTTCCCGTCGCTGAAGTTGGCATTCGACATCGGGCGGTGCCCGCAGCGCGCTGTTGCGCAGGACTTCCTCTTCATCTCCCACGCCCACATGGACCACATT GGAGGAGTCGCCATGTATGTTGCGAGTCGTGGATTGTTCAGTCTGAAACCTCCGACAGTTATCGTTCCAAGTTCTGTGAAAGAAGACGTGGAGAGTCTCTTCAAGGTGCATAGGAAGATGGATGGTTCGGAGCTGAAGGTTAATCTCATTGGCATGGATGTTG GAGAGGAGATTTCTATTAGGAAAGATCTTAAAGTAAGAGCTTTTAGGACTTACCATGTCATCTCAAGCCAG GGCTACGTAGTCTACTCTGTAAAGCAGAAACTGAAGCAGGAGTATGCAGGCCTTTCTGGCAGAGAGATTCGGGATTTGAGGTTGTCTGGTGTTGAG GTCACGAACACCATAACTGTACCTGAGATTGCTTTTACAGGAGACACAATGTCTGACTTTATAGCTGATAGTGATAACGTCGATGTCTTGAGGGCTAAGATTCTAATCTTGGAG ATTGTTGGGTATGCAGATAAGTTTCAGAACAAAGCCATACTTCTAATCCATTTCTCAGCTCGACACAAACGTGAG GAAATCGAAGCAGCTGTCTCTGCGTTGGAGCCACCTCTATACGGAAGAGTCTTTGCACTCACTCAAGGTTTCTGA
- the LOC116188739 gene encoding 18.5 kDa class I heat shock protein-like, whose product MPNLISRSKTRAPEKTRSRDTRVAEELNPSSGWTEDPNNHYLLIDLPYFKKEEIMLRTEGSNQVNISGKRMASDHKFVYFDETFDLPENSDIQRTSWKLEAGLLTVTIPKRPVPLPEDEYDRPKIDEAGTGNNADEKESVADTSRIESKEPKEEKSGEAQNEKESCSESNNLFSWGIATISNNKTVILTAFLAFSLGMFTSLKRGSGS is encoded by the exons ATGCCGAACCTAATTTCGAGAAGCAAGACCAGGGCTCCTGAGAAAACTCGCTCCCGCGATACCCGTGTGGCCGAGGAGCTGAATCCTTCTTCGGGATGGACGGAGGACCCGAACAACCATTACCTTCTTATCGATCTTCCTT ATTTCAAGAAGGAAGAGATTATGCTTCGGACCGAAGGATCCAACCAAGTGAACATCAGTGGAAAACGGATGGCGAGCGACCACAAGTTTGTTTATTTTGACGAGACCTTCGACCTGCCGGAAAATTCAGACATTCAAAGGACCAGTTGGAAATTGGAAGCGGGGCTACTCACTGTAACGATCCCAAAACGGCCAGTGCCACTGCCAGAGGATGAGTATGATCGACCCAAGATTGACGAAGCCGGCACAGGGAATAATGCCGATGAAAAGGAATCTGTTGCAGACACCTCGAGAATCGAATCCAAAGAACCAAAGGAGGAGAAAAGTGGCGAGGCTCAGAACGAAAAAGAAAGCTGCAGTGAGAGTAATAATCTATTCAGTTGGGGGATCGCAACAATAAGCAATAACAAGACCGTGATTCTGACAGCATTCCTCGCCTTCTCGCTCGGGATGTTCACATCTCTAAAACGTGGCTCGGGTTCCTAG